In a single window of the Myxococcales bacterium genome:
- a CDS encoding SpoIID/LytB domain-containing protein, whose amino-acid sequence MTLRRDALVVRFACAVVFALAGQGVAWAGSDDSRPVRVRIAEKQQRVSIVDAVGTTLWLVADRSDTITVNGKLAGPLWRSRDRAGIAGPFRLATRPGGEKFELRGHLEVHRSPAGLLVINEVSLENYVVGTLGGEMYASWEPAALQAQAVACRSYALYQIAAQQGGRFDLGADVLSQRYLGIRGESDAAWTAVRATTGVIIGYAGRPALAAFHSASGGRTASASEVWGTSIPYLRSLPVANEDNSPDTYWRATISGKTLGRALAQLGHEIGSIEDAVVVKRSPSGRVGKLRFRGTHGRATVTGRELRQLLGGTTIKSTRFEVRWDKGEMIFAGSGSGHGVGMSQWAAQAMAEEGADYREILGTFYPGTSLLTVEEQGRRFAILPVGAQSRVEQETIMHDDKHDEKKGDRPR is encoded by the coding sequence TTGACTTTGCGACGTGACGCGCTCGTCGTGCGGTTTGCTTGCGCGGTGGTGTTCGCGCTGGCTGGCCAGGGTGTGGCCTGGGCCGGGTCGGATGATTCGCGGCCGGTGCGCGTCAGGATCGCCGAGAAGCAGCAGCGAGTCTCGATCGTGGATGCGGTGGGAACCACGCTTTGGCTGGTGGCCGATCGGTCAGACACGATCACGGTGAACGGCAAGCTGGCAGGTCCGCTCTGGCGCAGTCGGGACCGTGCTGGGATCGCGGGCCCTTTTCGCTTGGCGACTCGCCCCGGCGGCGAAAAATTCGAGTTGCGCGGTCATTTGGAAGTGCATCGAAGCCCCGCCGGTCTTTTGGTGATCAACGAAGTTTCTCTGGAAAATTATGTAGTTGGGACCCTAGGCGGCGAGATGTATGCGTCCTGGGAACCCGCCGCGCTGCAGGCCCAGGCCGTGGCTTGCCGCAGCTACGCGCTGTACCAGATCGCCGCGCAGCAGGGCGGACGATTCGATCTCGGCGCCGACGTCCTCAGCCAGCGGTATCTGGGGATTCGGGGCGAATCGGACGCGGCCTGGACCGCGGTGAGGGCCACCACAGGTGTCATCATCGGCTACGCTGGGCGCCCGGCGCTGGCGGCCTTCCATTCGGCTTCGGGTGGACGGACTGCAAGTGCCAGCGAAGTCTGGGGGACTTCGATTCCGTATTTGAGAAGCTTGCCAGTCGCGAACGAGGACAATTCACCGGATACCTATTGGCGCGCAACAATTTCCGGCAAAACCCTTGGTCGTGCCCTGGCCCAACTCGGACACGAGATCGGCTCGATCGAAGACGCCGTTGTCGTAAAGCGGTCTCCGAGCGGTCGCGTTGGCAAGTTGAGGTTTCGGGGCACCCACGGGCGTGCGACAGTCACCGGGCGCGAATTACGACAGCTGCTCGGCGGCACCACAATCAAGAGCACCCGATTCGAGGTGCGTTGGGATAAGGGCGAGATGATCTTCGCGGGTTCGGGCAGCGGCCATGGCGTGGGGATGAGCCAGTGGGCGGCCCAGGCCATGGCGGAAGAAGGCGCAGACTATCGAGAGATCTTAGGGACTTTCTATCCCGGGACGAGCCTGCTCACAGTCGAAGAACAAGGACGGCGGTTTGCAATTCTACCCGTCGGGGCACAATCCAGGGTAGAACAGGAAACGATCATGCACGACGACAAGCACGATGAAAAGAAGGGAGATCGACCGAGATGA
- the yajC gene encoding preprotein translocase subunit YajC, with translation MNFYPTLPMEAAAAQGGSIPFFLPMILIGLIFYFLVIRPQNKKQKDHDAALKTAGKGDLVVSRGGLHGKVVSVGDDTFVIEVGTVKGSALKVTVDQRSIEKLTKAGAGVSDAKGKGGGGS, from the coding sequence ATGAACTTCTACCCGACGCTGCCCATGGAGGCGGCAGCCGCACAGGGTGGGAGCATTCCATTCTTTCTGCCCATGATCTTGATTGGGCTGATTTTCTATTTCCTCGTAATTCGTCCTCAAAACAAGAAACAGAAGGATCACGACGCTGCACTCAAGACCGCGGGGAAGGGCGACCTGGTCGTGAGCCGGGGCGGACTCCACGGCAAAGTCGTATCCGTCGGTGATGACACCTTCGTGATCGAAGTCGGTACGGTCAAGGGAAGTGCGCTCAAAGTCACGGTGGATCAGAGAAGCATTGAAAAACTCACCAAGGCTGGTGCCGGGGTGAGTGACGCGAAGGGCAAGGGGGGCGGAGGATCGTGA
- the secD gene encoding protein translocase subunit SecD produces the protein MSSLNVRIVLVGALVLLFSFITASNFIDKEQRLASPFWPDNGLRLGLDLQGGIHWVVGVELDVAIQHELEFQRDGMANFLEEDGVVLTSKRLEEGRLILVAGSDEDAAKIRDYASKTGILNEEGSEGNELSFVLTDDWTREIRERTMAQVLEVLRRRIDDPVRGIPDSVVTRQGKDRVLVQIPGGQIDRGRAAKLLKSTGFLEFKIVLDSAGSEQALLEKYPNGLPEDQMIATETDAESNQVVVAYLVRKTPDLTGDYLVDARVGFDQRQRSLVNFTFNAEGGRIFGDLTEANIQKPLAIILDNNVYSAPMIQSRISMRGQITGRFTSQDAADLAVVLRAGSLSVPVVIEEERTIGPALGQDSIDQGALACAVGFALILVFAVIYYRMSGVYAAVALTTNLVLLIGLMSLFEATLTLPGIAGLVLTVGMAVDANVIIFERIREELRLGKSVRAAIAKGFEKARWTILDANITTLVTALVLFEYGTGPIKGFAVTLSIGIVTSVFAALVVTRLMFEIYPGSRTSIELSI, from the coding sequence GTGAGTTCGCTGAATGTACGTATTGTGCTGGTCGGCGCATTGGTGCTGTTGTTTTCGTTTATCACGGCTTCTAACTTCATCGACAAAGAGCAGCGCCTTGCAAGCCCATTCTGGCCGGACAACGGTCTGCGACTGGGGCTAGATCTCCAGGGCGGGATCCACTGGGTGGTCGGGGTGGAATTGGATGTTGCGATCCAGCACGAGCTCGAGTTTCAACGCGACGGCATGGCGAACTTTCTCGAAGAAGATGGCGTCGTGCTGACGTCCAAGCGCCTCGAAGAAGGGCGATTGATTCTCGTCGCGGGCAGCGACGAGGACGCAGCCAAAATCCGGGACTACGCGAGCAAGACCGGGATCCTCAACGAAGAGGGCAGCGAGGGCAACGAGCTGAGCTTTGTGCTCACCGACGATTGGACCCGGGAAATACGCGAGCGCACCATGGCCCAGGTGCTCGAGGTGTTGCGCCGTCGCATCGACGATCCCGTGCGCGGGATCCCTGATTCAGTGGTGACCCGCCAGGGCAAGGATCGGGTTCTGGTGCAGATCCCGGGTGGCCAGATCGATCGGGGCCGCGCGGCCAAGTTGCTGAAGAGCACGGGTTTTCTCGAATTCAAAATCGTGCTCGACAGCGCGGGCAGCGAGCAGGCTTTGCTGGAGAAGTACCCGAACGGTCTGCCCGAGGACCAGATGATCGCGACCGAAACCGATGCCGAGAGCAATCAAGTCGTTGTTGCTTATTTGGTACGCAAGACACCGGACCTTACCGGAGACTACCTGGTCGACGCGCGGGTGGGCTTCGACCAGAGGCAGCGTTCGTTGGTCAACTTCACCTTCAATGCTGAAGGGGGCCGAATCTTCGGCGATCTGACCGAGGCGAATATTCAAAAACCCTTGGCGATCATTCTGGACAACAACGTCTACAGCGCTCCCATGATTCAGAGCCGCATCAGCATGCGCGGCCAGATTACTGGACGCTTCACCTCTCAAGATGCGGCCGACCTGGCGGTGGTGCTGCGCGCGGGCTCGCTCTCCGTGCCGGTGGTGATTGAAGAGGAGCGGACCATCGGCCCGGCCCTGGGACAAGATTCGATCGATCAAGGCGCCCTGGCCTGCGCGGTCGGTTTCGCGTTGATCCTGGTCTTCGCCGTGATCTACTACCGCATGTCCGGGGTGTACGCCGCGGTCGCACTGACGACCAACCTGGTTTTGTTGATCGGATTGATGTCGCTGTTCGAGGCGACGCTGACTCTGCCGGGAATCGCGGGTCTGGTGCTGACGGTGGGCATGGCGGTCGACGCCAACGTGATCATTTTCGAGCGCATTCGCGAAGAACTCAGGCTCGGCAAGAGCGTGCGCGCCGCGATTGCGAAGGGCTTCGAGAAAGCGCGCTGGACCATACTCGACGCAAACATTACGACCCTGGTCACGGCCTTGGTGCTGTTCGAATACGGCACCGGCCCCATCAAGGGATTCGCGGTGACACTCTCGATCGGAATCGTGACCAGCGTATTTGCGGCGCTGGTGGTGACGCGGCTGATGTTCGAGATCTACCCGGGGTCGCGGACTTCGATCGAGCTCTCGATCTAA
- the secF gene encoding protein translocase subunit SecF, whose protein sequence is MSFELVKPGTNIDFIGKRRICFGLSVGMILASLIATQTIGVKLGIDFAGGTEIQVQFDPGVIVSEGPIREIVNAVEGIDDPSVVRYGDAIQNEYLVKFKGAIKVGDASVGKDKVEMIQQALSSEIGPLTVRRVEFVGPRVGAELRDDGLQALFWASVVVLIYIAFRFSSRFAPGAILAVLHDLLITAGIFVMLGLEFDLRILAAMLAILGYSLNDTIIIYDRVRENLALHTKHNLAEVLNLSINQTLSRTVLTSGTTLMTLGALYLLGGEVIRPFAFAMMLGVIVGTYSSIYIASPTLLLLETWFQESDK, encoded by the coding sequence GTGTCGTTCGAGCTGGTAAAACCGGGAACCAACATAGACTTCATTGGAAAGCGACGAATTTGCTTCGGACTTTCCGTCGGCATGATTTTGGCGTCCCTCATCGCGACCCAGACGATTGGGGTGAAGCTCGGAATCGACTTCGCCGGAGGCACTGAGATCCAGGTGCAATTCGATCCGGGGGTGATAGTCAGCGAAGGGCCGATCCGTGAGATTGTAAACGCGGTAGAGGGCATCGATGATCCGAGCGTCGTGCGCTACGGCGATGCAATCCAGAACGAATACCTGGTCAAGTTCAAGGGCGCGATCAAGGTTGGCGATGCCTCGGTGGGCAAAGACAAGGTCGAAATGATCCAGCAGGCCCTGAGCAGCGAAATCGGTCCGCTGACGGTACGGCGGGTGGAATTTGTCGGGCCGCGGGTAGGTGCTGAATTGCGCGACGACGGTCTGCAGGCGCTGTTCTGGGCGAGCGTCGTGGTGCTGATCTACATCGCGTTCCGCTTTAGCTCGCGCTTTGCACCGGGTGCAATCCTGGCCGTGCTCCACGACTTGCTGATCACCGCCGGGATCTTCGTCATGCTCGGTCTCGAGTTCGACCTGCGAATTCTGGCCGCCATGCTCGCGATCCTGGGCTACAGCCTGAACGACACGATCATTATCTACGATCGGGTGCGCGAGAATCTCGCGCTTCACACCAAGCACAACCTGGCGGAAGTTCTGAATCTGAGCATCAACCAGACGCTATCGCGCACCGTACTGACTTCCGGCACGACCTTGATGACGCTTGGGGCGCTCTATCTTCTCGGTGGAGAAGTCATTCGCCCATTCGCCTTCGCGATGATGCTGGGCGTGATCGTCGGGACGTATTCGTCGATTTACATCGCGTCGCCGACGCTTCTGTTGCTGGAAACCTGGTTTCAGGAATCCGACAAGTAG